One genomic region from Leptolyngbyaceae cyanobacterium JSC-12 encodes:
- a CDS encoding K+-transporting ATPase, KdpA (IMG reference gene:2510098291~PFAM: Potassium-transporting ATPase A subunit~TIGRFAM: K+-transporting ATPase, KdpA), producing the protein MLQGWIQIAITLLIVVVITPFLGRYMARVFMGQQTLLDPVLNPLEQVIFSLSGIRSNEEMTGWQYARAVVYSNTVMLVFIFSIFMFQGVLPFNPTGLTAPSWDLALHTAISFVTNTNQQHYSGETTYSYFSQFAALGFMMFTSAATGIAVAIAFIRGLTGSPLGNFYSDLIRGITRILLPISIVGAIVFIAAGVPETLAGPAILPTLENSAMSQAIARGPVAHFEIIKELGENGGGFFGVNSAHPFENPNGFTNLVELVALLSIPSSLIITYGIFAHNQKQAWMVYSIPLAILVVFIIITAIGEYNGNPAINALLGTEAPNLEGKEVRFGWAQSALFAVFTTATMCGAINSMHDSFMPNGGFVTLSNMFLQIVFGGQGTGTAYLFAYLILAVFVTGLMVGRTPEFLGRKIEKREVVLASCLILLVHPIAILIPTAVTLAFPEQLAGISNPGFHGLSQVIYEYTSAAANNGSGFEGLGDNTLWWNLSASFSLLAGRYIPIVALLLLADSMSRKQPVPATVGTLRTDTGLFTGVTAGVILILGALTFFPVLALGPIAEAFQIFG; encoded by the coding sequence ATGTTGCAAGGGTGGATTCAAATTGCCATAACACTACTGATTGTAGTGGTGATTACTCCTTTTCTGGGTCGATACATGGCACGTGTATTTATGGGGCAGCAAACCTTGCTTGATCCGGTCTTAAATCCATTAGAACAAGTGATTTTCTCTCTAAGTGGAATCCGTTCAAACGAGGAAATGACTGGATGGCAATACGCACGGGCGGTGGTATACAGCAACACGGTCATGCTGGTATTTATTTTTTCAATTTTTATGTTTCAGGGGGTTCTACCATTCAACCCGACTGGGTTAACTGCCCCTTCCTGGGATTTAGCTTTGCATACCGCTATTTCGTTTGTCACTAACACAAATCAACAGCATTATTCAGGGGAAACCACTTACAGTTACTTTAGCCAGTTCGCGGCACTAGGCTTCATGATGTTTACCTCCGCAGCAACTGGCATTGCTGTTGCGATCGCATTCATCCGAGGGCTAACGGGTAGCCCGCTGGGAAATTTCTATAGTGATCTGATTCGAGGTATTACTCGAATTTTGCTACCCATTAGCATTGTTGGCGCAATTGTTTTCATCGCAGCGGGCGTCCCTGAAACACTGGCAGGACCGGCCATTCTACCAACATTAGAAAATTCAGCAATGAGTCAAGCGATCGCTCGCGGTCCAGTAGCCCATTTCGAAATTATTAAAGAACTAGGCGAGAATGGAGGAGGTTTCTTTGGCGTTAACTCAGCACATCCGTTTGAAAATCCCAACGGGTTTACTAACTTGGTTGAACTAGTTGCCTTGCTCTCAATTCCATCCTCGTTGATTATTACTTATGGTATTTTTGCCCATAATCAGAAACAAGCCTGGATGGTCTACAGCATTCCACTGGCAATTCTGGTAGTTTTCATCATCATTACAGCGATCGGTGAATACAACGGCAATCCTGCCATTAATGCCCTGTTAGGCACTGAAGCCCCTAACCTGGAAGGCAAAGAAGTTCGGTTTGGTTGGGCACAATCTGCGTTGTTTGCGGTATTCACAACTGCAACCATGTGCGGTGCTATCAACAGCATGCACGATTCATTCATGCCAAACGGTGGCTTCGTCACTCTATCTAATATGTTCTTGCAAATCGTATTTGGTGGACAGGGAACTGGAACTGCTTATCTATTCGCCTATTTAATCCTGGCAGTATTTGTCACAGGGTTGATGGTTGGGCGCACTCCAGAATTTTTAGGACGCAAGATCGAGAAACGAGAAGTTGTCCTGGCAAGTTGTCTGATTCTGTTAGTCCATCCAATTGCAATTTTGATTCCAACAGCAGTTACGCTGGCATTTCCTGAACAACTTGCAGGCATCAGCAATCCAGGTTTTCACGGTTTGTCTCAAGTTATTTATGAGTACACTTCCGCTGCTGCCAACAATGGGTCTGGGTTTGAAGGGTTAGGCGATAATACGCTTTGGTGGAATTTGAGTGCTAGTTTTAGCTTGCTAGCAGGACGTTACATTCCCATCGTGGCTTTATTACTACTGGCAGATAGCATGTCTCGTAAACAACCTGTTCCAGCAACTGTTGGAACACTTCGTACCGATACTGGACTTTTTACCGGAGTTACGGCAGGTGTAATTTTGATTTTAGGTGCACTCACTTTCTTTCCAGTGCTAGCACTTGGCCCAATCGCAGAAGCATTTCAAATTTTTGGTTAA
- a CDS encoding K+-transporting ATPase, B subunit (IMG reference gene:2510098292~PFAM: E1-E2 ATPase; haloacid dehalogenase-like hydrolase~TIGRFAM: K+-transporting ATPase, B subunit; ATPase, P-type (transporting), HAD superfamily, subfamily IC): MNSDSSRLLRVPSGRRDDRKHTPKVNRKGIYQRAIREALLKLDPRVAVRNPVMFVVWLGTIVTFLMTINPNLFHTVQESPGHQRLLNGTITLILFFTVLFANFAEAVAEGRGKAQADALRSTRSDTIARKMLPDGSIQEVNSTELRRGDQVKVIAGDMIPADGEVIQGIGSVDESAITGESAPVLKQPGTDIASSVTGGTRLLSDELVVRITSDPGQGFIDRMISLVEGAKRSKTPNEIALTVLLAVLTQVFLIVVATLPPISGYIADFLDQVLGNQVGNQLRAETSIAILISLLVALIPTTIGGLLSAIGIAGMDRVAQFNVIATSGRAVEACGDVNTLVLDKTGTITLGNRLADEFIPVNGHTLQEVADVCLAASLFDETPEGRSIVQLAQKLDAKADWMDKSVEGIEFSARTRMSGTDIDGKEYRKGAVDAIKGFVRSRGGQVPAMLDEAYERVSRLGGTPLAVCQGNDIYGVIYLKDIVKPGLRERFDQLRRMGVKTIMLTGDNQITASVIAQEAGVDDYIAEATPEDKIEVIRREQSQGKLVAMTGDGTNDAPALAQANVGLAMNSGTQAAKEAANMVDLDSDPTKLIDLVTIGKQLLITRGALTTFSIANDIAKYFAIIPTIFASAGISALNIMQLKSTQSAIISALIYNALIIPALIPLALRGVQFRPLTADQLLQRNILIYGLGGIIAPFIAIKAIDLILPLS, encoded by the coding sequence ATGAACTCAGATTCTTCCCGTTTACTTCGTGTACCCAGTGGTCGTCGGGACGATCGCAAACACACTCCGAAAGTCAACCGCAAGGGCATTTATCAACGAGCTATTCGAGAAGCCTTGCTCAAGTTAGATCCTCGTGTTGCAGTGCGGAATCCAGTCATGTTTGTGGTATGGCTCGGCACAATTGTTACCTTTTTAATGACCATCAATCCGAATTTATTTCACACTGTTCAAGAATCCCCTGGTCACCAGCGACTCCTCAATGGCACTATTACATTGATTCTATTTTTTACCGTTTTGTTTGCAAACTTTGCTGAGGCAGTGGCAGAAGGGCGTGGCAAGGCCCAAGCAGATGCATTACGCTCTACTCGGAGTGACACCATTGCTCGCAAAATGTTACCCGATGGTAGCATTCAGGAAGTTAACTCAACTGAACTGCGTCGCGGGGATCAGGTCAAGGTAATTGCTGGAGATATGATTCCGGCAGATGGTGAGGTGATTCAGGGCATTGGTTCGGTAGATGAATCGGCAATTACGGGGGAATCGGCTCCAGTTTTAAAACAACCGGGAACAGATATTGCTAGTTCGGTCACAGGTGGAACCCGTTTACTTTCTGATGAATTGGTTGTTCGGATTACTTCAGATCCAGGACAAGGTTTTATTGATCGCATGATTTCCTTAGTAGAAGGGGCAAAGCGCAGCAAAACTCCGAATGAGATTGCATTAACGGTGCTGCTGGCAGTGCTAACTCAAGTGTTTTTGATTGTCGTTGCAACGCTGCCACCCATTTCTGGATATATTGCAGATTTTTTGGATCAGGTTTTAGGCAATCAGGTCGGCAATCAACTACGAGCTGAAACCAGCATTGCCATTCTAATTTCACTCTTGGTCGCCTTGATTCCAACAACAATTGGTGGACTGCTCAGTGCGATCGGCATTGCAGGCATGGATCGAGTTGCACAATTTAATGTGATTGCGACCTCTGGACGTGCCGTAGAAGCCTGCGGAGACGTGAATACCCTGGTTCTGGACAAAACTGGAACTATTACTCTAGGAAACCGCCTGGCCGATGAATTCATCCCAGTTAACGGGCATACACTTCAAGAAGTTGCCGATGTCTGTTTGGCTGCTAGCTTGTTTGATGAAACACCCGAGGGACGATCCATTGTTCAGTTAGCCCAAAAACTAGATGCTAAAGCAGATTGGATGGATAAATCAGTTGAAGGAATTGAATTTTCTGCCCGGACTCGCATGAGTGGCACGGATATTGATGGTAAGGAATATCGCAAGGGAGCAGTGGATGCAATTAAGGGCTTTGTGCGATCGCGTGGTGGACAAGTACCTGCAATGCTGGATGAGGCTTACGAGCGCGTATCTCGGTTAGGCGGAACTCCATTAGCCGTTTGCCAGGGAAATGATATTTATGGCGTGATTTATTTGAAGGACATTGTCAAACCAGGGTTGCGAGAGCGATTCGATCAGCTGCGCCGCATGGGGGTAAAAACCATCATGCTAACTGGAGATAACCAAATTACGGCTTCAGTGATTGCACAAGAAGCTGGAGTAGATGACTACATTGCCGAAGCCACACCTGAAGATAAAATTGAGGTGATTCGTCGTGAACAATCACAAGGAAAATTAGTCGCAATGACTGGTGACGGCACTAATGATGCGCCAGCCTTAGCACAAGCAAATGTAGGGTTAGCCATGAACTCAGGGACTCAAGCAGCAAAGGAGGCTGCAAATATGGTAGATCTAGATTCTGACCCAACTAAGTTAATTGATTTAGTGACTATTGGTAAACAGCTCCTAATTACTCGTGGTGCATTGACGACATTCTCTATTGCAAATGATATTGCCAAATACTTCGCTATCATTCCCACTATTTTTGCCTCGGCTGGAATTAGTGCGCTCAACATCATGCAGTTGAAGAGTACTCAATCTGCAATTATCTCAGCCTTAATCTACAATGCCCTGATCATTCCAGCCCTCATTCCTCTAGCATTACGAGGTGTACAGTTTCGCCCACTCACGGCTGACCAATTATTGCAGCGTAATATTCTGATTTACGGCTTGGGAGGAATTATTGCTCCATTTATTGCAATCAAAGCGATCGACTTGATTTTACCCTTGTCCTAA
- a CDS encoding potassium-transporting ATPase, F subunit family protein (IMG reference gene:2510098293~PFAM: F subunit of K+-transporting ATPase (Potass_KdpF)), translating into MKRKHSLYLFLALCLNLIVAPVVYAAGGNEFSRTQAWALGLLGLGTIALSVYLFFVMVVPEKF; encoded by the coding sequence ATGAAGCGAAAACATTCTCTGTATCTATTTCTAGCATTGTGCCTCAACTTGATTGTTGCACCAGTTGTTTATGCAGCGGGTGGTAATGAGTTTTCTCGTACTCAAGCCTGGGCATTAGGCTTACTAGGGTTGGGAACTATTGCCTTGTCTGTTTATTTATTCTTTGTCATGGTTGTACCGGAGAAGTTTTAA
- a CDS encoding K+-transporting ATPase, C subunit (IMG reference gene:2510098294~PFAM: K+-transporting ATPase, c chain~TIGRFAM: K+-transporting ATPase, C subunit): MSFTRELSRAIRSTLVLWVITALIYPFSMIVFGQLVFPFQANGSILTDAQGQPVGSALIGQPFTSDRYFNSRPSTINYSTADPKTDAANILKTGVSGASNLAPSNPALIDRIKGKPDADPAKAIPGEISRLQTAGISPTADLIYTSGSGLDPHITPESARAQIARVAKARGLRPNQLEDLINQNIDHRFLGIFGEPGVNVLKLNLALDAIKPAT, translated from the coding sequence ATGAGTTTCACACGTGAATTAAGTAGAGCGATTCGTTCTACCCTGGTACTCTGGGTAATCACAGCATTGATTTATCCTTTCAGCATGATTGTTTTTGGGCAACTTGTTTTTCCGTTCCAGGCGAATGGCAGTATATTGACAGATGCTCAAGGGCAGCCCGTTGGCTCTGCTTTAATTGGGCAACCATTCACTAGCGATCGCTATTTCAACAGTCGCCCCAGCACTATTAACTACAGCACTGCAGATCCCAAAACAGATGCGGCAAATATCCTGAAAACAGGAGTTTCAGGGGCAAGCAACCTGGCTCCCAGTAATCCAGCACTGATTGATCGCATCAAGGGTAAACCAGATGCAGATCCAGCAAAGGCGATCCCTGGAGAAATTTCCAGATTACAAACTGCTGGCATTTCCCCAACCGCAGATCTCATTTACACTTCTGGTTCTGGTCTGGATCCACACATCACCCCAGAGTCCGCTAGAGCACAAATCGCACGAGTTGCAAAGGCACGAGGTCTACGACCAAACCAACTGGAAGACTTGATCAATCAGAACATTGACCATCGTTTTCTGGGTATTTTTGGTGAACCAGGAGTGAACGTGTTGAAGCTAAACTTAGCTCTCGATGCCATAAAACCTGCTACATAA
- a CDS encoding osmosensitive K+ channel His kinase sensor (IMG reference gene:2510098295~PFAM: Universal stress protein family; Osmosensitive K+ channel His kinase sensor domain) — translation MAKPPLTSPVNTYHPVRRGKHKIFIGMAPGVGKTFKMLEEGHQLKQDGVDVVIGLLETHGRKETAEKAEGLEIVPRQQIEHNGIILTEMDTNAVLLRQPQLALVDELAHTNVPGSQREKRYQDVEVLLAAGIDVFSTVNIQHLESLNDLVARITGVVVRERIPDRLLEEADEVVVVDVTPETLEERLREGKIYSMAKVEQALQNFFQRRNLIALRELALREVADNIEEEVLAEDINNTHSNAPYCNIHERVLVCVSTYPNAVQLIRRGARIAGYMHAPFYCLFVDDPDRFLTKPESLHIETCERLCKEFGGKFIRVTGNDKAKAIADVAKTYRVTQIVIGESQHSRWKLMLRGSLTHKLLRLLKNIDVHIISTDKTH, via the coding sequence ATGGCTAAACCACCACTAACCTCCCCTGTTAATACTTACCATCCTGTGCGACGTGGCAAGCATAAGATTTTTATTGGTATGGCTCCAGGAGTTGGTAAAACTTTCAAGATGCTGGAAGAGGGACATCAACTCAAGCAAGATGGAGTTGATGTGGTCATTGGATTATTGGAAACTCACGGACGCAAAGAAACTGCAGAAAAGGCGGAAGGTTTGGAGATTGTACCCCGCCAGCAGATTGAGCATAATGGCATCATTCTGACAGAAATGGATACGAATGCGGTGCTATTGCGTCAACCTCAACTCGCCCTCGTCGATGAACTGGCACATACCAATGTGCCCGGTTCTCAACGAGAAAAACGGTATCAAGATGTGGAAGTACTTTTAGCAGCAGGGATTGATGTTTTTTCCACCGTGAATATTCAGCACCTGGAAAGCTTGAACGATCTGGTCGCCCGAATAACAGGTGTTGTCGTGCGCGAGCGGATCCCGGATCGCTTATTGGAAGAGGCAGATGAAGTGGTGGTGGTGGATGTTACACCCGAAACATTAGAAGAGCGGCTTCGGGAGGGCAAGATTTATAGTATGGCGAAAGTGGAGCAAGCCTTACAAAACTTTTTTCAGCGCCGTAATTTAATCGCCTTACGAGAGTTAGCTTTACGGGAAGTTGCAGACAATATTGAAGAAGAAGTTCTGGCAGAAGATATTAACAACACTCACTCAAATGCACCCTACTGCAATATTCATGAACGAGTACTGGTGTGTGTTTCAACATATCCCAATGCCGTTCAACTGATTCGACGCGGTGCCCGAATTGCGGGTTATATGCATGCTCCTTTCTACTGTCTGTTTGTGGATGATCCGGACCGCTTCCTTACAAAGCCAGAAAGCTTACATATCGAAACCTGTGAACGACTTTGCAAAGAATTTGGGGGAAAGTTTATTCGGGTAACTGGGAACGATAAAGCAAAAGCGATCGCAGACGTTGCTAAAACTTATCGTGTGACTCAAATTGTGATCGGAGAAAGTCAACATTCCCGATGGAAGTTAATGCTTCGTGGTTCCTTAACTCATAAATTGCTACGATTGTTAAAAAATATTGATGTTCACATTATTTCAACTGATAAAACCCATTGA
- a CDS encoding putative low-complexity protein (IMG reference gene:2510098296~PFAM: Pentapeptide repeats (8 copies)), whose protein sequence is MNINRLLEYYDLGERHFKGAYLHDADLSGVTLSGVNLSYADLSKGNLAGACLKRTDLSHANLTNADLSQADLSGSNLSDVNLIGADLSQASLVGANLVGADLRSADLHRADLRGANLQDADLNGANLSQTALAGANLAGVDLTDVDMQDVDLSECHINAEACQRISRRWVTWNGRECVQLK, encoded by the coding sequence ATGAATATCAATCGACTTTTAGAATACTATGACTTGGGAGAGCGTCATTTTAAGGGCGCATATTTACATGATGCAGACCTGAGCGGCGTTACTCTCAGCGGTGTTAACCTAAGCTATGCCGATTTAAGCAAAGGAAATCTAGCAGGTGCGTGTTTAAAGCGGACTGACCTTAGTCATGCAAACTTAACCAATGCTGATTTGAGTCAGGCTGATTTAAGTGGCTCCAATCTCAGTGATGTCAATCTCATTGGGGCTGACCTTTCCCAAGCTAGCTTGGTAGGTGCAAATTTAGTTGGGGCAGATTTGCGAAGTGCAGACTTACACAGAGCCGATTTACGGGGAGCTAACCTGCAAGATGCAGACTTGAATGGAGCCAATCTCAGCCAGACAGCTTTAGCAGGGGCAAATTTAGCTGGAGTTGATTTGACTGATGTAGACATGCAAGATGTCGATTTAAGTGAATGCCATATCAATGCAGAAGCCTGTCAACGTATCTCCCGCCGTTGGGTTACGTGGAATGGGAGAGAATGTGTTCAACTGAAATAG
- a CDS encoding hypothetical protein (IMG reference gene:2510098297), translated as MLRQVQYSLDVIREEARRLVCKGVLDRKQPIYSLCQCFPTREWEYIERELERNDFLLRDQILDLIGCEDWYED; from the coding sequence ATGTTGCGGCAAGTTCAGTATTCTTTGGATGTGATTCGAGAGGAGGCGCGTCGGCTAGTTTGTAAAGGAGTTCTAGATCGAAAACAACCAATTTATTCACTCTGTCAATGTTTCCCAACCCGTGAGTGGGAGTACATTGAACGTGAACTTGAAAGGAATGATTTTTTGCTGAGAGACCAAATTCTAGATTTGATCGGCTGTGAAGATTGGTATGAGGATTAG
- a CDS encoding putative aminopeptidase (IMG reference gene:2510098298~PFAM: PA domain; Peptidase family M28) yields MNHYWVNTLSRTPKRLLASLSIVAVGFIGCTPARETAKAQDYPVSISVQQTVPSFNSDVEALVKMGPRVTGMPVMEQASNYLVAEFRKAGYEAEIQTFTYDKFEDQGSSLTVNGVAFRGLALRGTTAGSLTGHLVSVPNVGRIADFATVNVKGAIAITQRGEIPFTEKVQNAAAAGAIGLVIVNNAADNFSGILTQSSPFPVLAISGNQGKPLLEQARRELLTVTLSINAGQRKVTGRNVIAHLAGVTQPKVLLGGHYDSVAGSPGANDNASGTAVVLAIARNIAQTPQAQKVWFVAFDGEEDGLHGSKAFVKTSSPQLLKGLKGMLNFDMVGVNQPLRVSGTPSLTQLAQAIKTDTVTLGSSSGGSDHASFAAVGVPVLFFHRGLEPNYHKPTDQVVDPTLLNETTRTALKILRQLLAKEEQT; encoded by the coding sequence ATGAATCACTACTGGGTCAACACCTTATCCCGAACCCCAAAGCGCCTGCTTGCCAGCTTAAGTATTGTGGCAGTAGGGTTTATCGGTTGTACGCCAGCACGAGAAACTGCCAAAGCTCAGGACTATCCAGTTTCCATCTCGGTTCAGCAAACGGTTCCATCCTTCAATTCAGATGTCGAGGCACTGGTTAAAATGGGACCACGGGTGACAGGTATGCCTGTTATGGAACAAGCCAGCAACTACCTGGTTGCAGAATTCCGTAAGGCGGGTTACGAGGCAGAGATTCAAACCTTTACCTATGACAAGTTTGAGGATCAGGGATCTAGCCTGACGGTCAATGGTGTTGCTTTCAGAGGATTGGCGCTGCGAGGCACGACAGCAGGCTCTTTGACTGGGCATCTAGTATCAGTTCCGAATGTGGGACGAATAGCTGATTTTGCCACAGTGAATGTGAAAGGCGCGATCGCAATTACTCAGCGAGGAGAAATTCCATTTACTGAAAAAGTTCAAAATGCCGCTGCCGCGGGGGCGATTGGGTTAGTGATTGTGAACAATGCAGCTGACAACTTTTCGGGAATTTTGACTCAATCATCTCCGTTCCCTGTTTTGGCAATATCGGGTAATCAAGGGAAACCTTTGTTGGAGCAGGCACGCCGTGAGCTATTAACGGTGACCCTCAGCATTAATGCTGGACAGCGCAAAGTGACAGGACGCAATGTGATAGCTCATTTAGCAGGTGTAACTCAACCGAAAGTGTTGTTGGGTGGGCATTATGATTCTGTTGCTGGCTCACCGGGCGCAAACGACAATGCTTCGGGAACTGCAGTGGTGCTGGCGATCGCTCGCAACATTGCCCAGACCCCCCAGGCCCAGAAGGTCTGGTTTGTAGCATTCGATGGGGAAGAAGATGGATTACACGGCTCCAAAGCATTTGTGAAAACATCATCCCCCCAGTTGCTTAAAGGTCTGAAGGGAATGCTGAATTTTGATATGGTGGGAGTCAATCAGCCATTGCGAGTGAGTGGAACACCATCTCTCACTCAACTGGCGCAAGCAATCAAAACGGATACTGTGACATTGGGTAGTAGCAGTGGTGGCAGTGATCATGCTTCATTTGCTGCAGTAGGTGTTCCAGTTTTGTTCTTCCATCGCGGCTTAGAACCGAATTACCACAAGCCAACTGATCAGGTCGTGGATCCAACCCTGCTGAATGAAACCACGCGAACAGCACTGAAAATCCTCAGGCAATTATTGGCAAAGGAAGAACAAACTTAA
- a CDS encoding hypothetical protein (IMG reference gene:2510098299~PFAM: Uncharacterized conserved protein (DUF2156)) encodes MAPMASRQLSKRTQIGLWTASLLTSLMGVVNLLSAVTPSLPHRRNLLELFFPFYVRSGGRIFAALAGFVLLVLAANLLRRKRVAWGLTIALLLLSILSHLIKGLDYEECFLAVMLLVQLIVMRDMFTARSDKPSIAQGVRVLFFSILFTLAYGTAGFYILDGHFQIDGQPVNFGFFAAIWQTLALFFTEDNAGLQPQGRYAEFFVNSIYIVGVATFAIALFLLLRPVIMRGDAASHVERQHAQDIIDKYGQTSLARLALLPDKSYYFSPTQKTVVAYVAKGRTAISLGDPIGPKSDRNEAIQGFIMFCHQNDWLPVFYEVLPDQLLLYQSLGFQSIQIGEEAIVDLKQFNLKGKANQNLRTAINRLTKTGHTFQLYQPPISDELIQQLKPVSDEWLQSKQGSEKRFSMAWFDRDYLRQNQIGVIYDPNGQVIAFADLLSGYNRKEVTVSLMRHRQNVEKGTMDFLFVSMIQHFQKLNYDGFNFSLSPLAGVGCGSDARRVEKGLNYLFKHLNQFYNFKGLHQFKEKFQPCWEPRYLIYPNIAALPDVAVGLVRADSGDRLFDYFNFTS; translated from the coding sequence ATGGCACCTATGGCGAGCAGGCAGTTATCGAAACGTACTCAGATTGGTTTGTGGACTGCATCTTTATTAACATCTCTCATGGGAGTGGTGAATCTACTTTCAGCCGTCACGCCCAGCTTGCCTCATCGACGGAATCTTCTGGAATTATTCTTTCCATTTTATGTGCGATCAGGTGGACGGATTTTTGCCGCTCTGGCAGGATTTGTGCTGCTTGTTCTGGCGGCTAATTTGCTTCGCCGCAAACGAGTTGCCTGGGGATTAACGATCGCCCTGCTTCTGCTCTCGATCTTGAGTCATTTGATTAAAGGCTTAGACTATGAAGAATGTTTTCTGGCAGTGATGCTGCTAGTGCAGTTGATAGTGATGCGGGATATGTTCACGGCTCGATCCGACAAACCCTCGATCGCCCAGGGTGTTCGGGTGTTATTTTTTAGCATTTTATTTACGCTGGCGTATGGAACTGCAGGTTTTTACATTCTGGATGGTCACTTTCAAATTGATGGGCAACCTGTTAACTTTGGATTTTTTGCCGCAATTTGGCAAACTCTAGCTTTGTTCTTTACTGAAGATAATGCAGGATTACAGCCTCAGGGACGGTATGCCGAGTTCTTCGTTAATTCGATTTATATTGTTGGGGTGGCAACCTTCGCGATCGCCCTGTTCCTGTTGTTACGTCCTGTAATAATGCGAGGCGATGCTGCATCTCACGTGGAACGGCAACATGCGCAGGACATTATTGATAAATATGGGCAGACTTCTTTAGCAAGACTGGCGCTTTTGCCTGATAAGTCTTACTATTTTAGCCCAACTCAGAAAACCGTTGTGGCTTACGTCGCCAAAGGTCGAACCGCGATCTCGCTAGGAGATCCGATTGGTCCCAAATCAGATCGAAATGAAGCAATTCAAGGATTTATAATGTTTTGTCATCAAAATGATTGGCTGCCAGTATTTTACGAAGTATTACCAGATCAACTACTGCTGTATCAATCTCTGGGTTTCCAGTCGATCCAAATTGGTGAGGAAGCGATCGTAGATCTCAAGCAATTTAACCTTAAAGGCAAAGCCAACCAAAACTTACGAACAGCAATCAATCGCCTTACCAAAACTGGACACACCTTTCAGCTTTACCAGCCACCCATTAGCGATGAATTGATTCAGCAACTTAAACCCGTCAGTGACGAATGGTTGCAGAGTAAACAAGGCTCGGAAAAACGATTTTCGATGGCGTGGTTTGATCGGGATTACCTGCGCCAGAATCAGATAGGAGTAATCTATGATCCAAATGGTCAAGTGATTGCCTTTGCAGACTTACTCTCTGGCTACAACCGCAAAGAAGTTACTGTTAGTTTGATGCGGCATCGGCAAAATGTCGAGAAAGGTACGATGGATTTCTTGTTTGTGTCCATGATACAGCACTTTCAGAAGCTCAATTATGATGGGTTTAACTTTAGTTTGTCTCCATTAGCTGGAGTGGGGTGCGGTTCGGATGCTCGACGGGTAGAGAAAGGGTTGAACTACTTGTTTAAACATCTCAATCAGTTCTACAACTTCAAAGGGTTGCACCAGTTTAAGGAGAAGTTTCAGCCCTGCTGGGAACCACGGTATTTAATTTATCCCAACATCGCAGCCTTACCTGATGTAGCAGTCGGACTAGTACGGGCAGACTCTGGCGATCGCTTGTTTGATTATTTCAACTTCACTAGCTAA